Proteins from a genomic interval of Panthera uncia isolate 11264 chromosome C1 unlocalized genomic scaffold, Puncia_PCG_1.0 HiC_scaffold_4, whole genome shotgun sequence:
- the INSL5 gene encoding LOW QUALITY PROTEIN: insulin-like peptide INSL5 (The sequence of the model RefSeq protein was modified relative to this genomic sequence to represent the inferred CDS: deleted 2 bases in 2 codons; substituted 1 base at 1 genomic stop codon), translated as LLFLFSVLLAISEVTLEESIKLCGLEYIKAVIYTCAGPRXRRHPEGIPQSQEETTSNFQISTNEVWEESLAQHFPQVDSSGEKRLRMNSWPRALGLEALGLLSGQDLQTLCCTDGCSVTDLPALC; from the exons cttttgtttctattttctgtccTTCTTGCCATCTCAGAAGTGACGCTTGAGGAGTCTATA AAGCTCTGTGGACTAGAGTACATAAAAGCAGTCATCTATACCTGTGCTGGCCCCAGGTAGAGAAGGCACCCGGAAGGAATCCCTCAAAGTCAAG AAGAAACTACTTCTAACTTCCAGATAAGCACGAATGAAGTTTGGGAGGAAAGCCTGGCGCAACACTTTCCGCAGGTGGATTCCTCAGGAGAGAAGAGACTT AGGATGAACAGCTGGCCAAGGGCTTTGGGGCTCGAAGCTTTGGGGCTCTTGTCAGGACAAGACTTACAGACATTGTGTTGCACTGATGGCTGTTCCGTGACTGATTTGCCCGCTCTTTGTTAA